The Actinomycetes bacterium genomic interval GATAATCTGGACCTGTGCTATCAGCCTGAATACGGTTCAGCCAAGGATCCGATAAATATACTGGGAATGATTGGGGATAATATCAGAAAGAAAGAAGTAGGTTTTATCGACAGCAGTGAGCTTGAGCAACTGAAAAGCCAGGGGCAGGATTTTATACTGCTGGATGTGCGTACCCCAAAGGAATACGGGAAGGAAAATATAGAGGGATCCGTAAATATTTATGTAGACCAGCTGCGGGATAATCTGGACAAATTAGACCGGAACAAGCTGATTATCATTTATTGTCTTACCGGATACCGGGCTTATATTGCTTACCGGATCCTGTACAACAGGGGTTACAGGGTGAAACTGCTGAATGGATCAATTTTAAGCTGGTATAGGAAGATTTAAGAAGGGGTTTTTAACTGATGGTGGAAATTAATGACAAAAAGGTGGCATTTATTGCCTGTGATGTTGTTTATGACGAAGTAAAGGACAGGATACCGGCGGACTGGAATGTGGTTAACCTGGAAAAAAAGCTGCATGAGAGAAGTGATGAGCTCAGGAACAGGTTGCAGCAGGAAATAAATAAATTTCAAAAACATGATGTAATAATCCTGGGTTACGGCTTATGCGGGAAAGGTGTGGAAGGCCTTACTTCGGAAAATACACACCTAGTAGTTTCCAGGTGTGATGACTGCATAGCCATGCTTCTGGGCTCCATAGAAGAGTACAAAAAACAGCATATGCAGGAACCGGGCACCTATTATCTTACCCGCGGCTATTTGGGGGATTCAGATGATTTTTCCATGGAAGGATTCCAGCAGCTCAGAGAAAAGTATGACCAGCAAACCTGGGATTGGATCAGAGGCCAGCTTTTAAAGAATTATAAAAGACTGGTATTTATAAATACCGGAAATTATAAGCCGGACTGTTACCGGGATATAGCTAAGAAGGAAGCCGGGAAACTGGGATTAAGGTTTGAAGAAATAAAGGGAAGCAACCATTATTTTAATAAGTTGGTTAAAGGTGAATTTGACAGTAATTTTTTAGTGCTTGAGCCAGGCCAGAGGTTAAGTCTGGATATGTTTCTTAATGATAATTAGAGAAATTATGAAGAAGACAATAGTTGCTATTTACGGCAGCCCCAGAAAAAGGGGTAATACAGAAAAATTAATGGATAGTTTTTTAGCCGGCACAAAGTCAGGACCGGCAGGGAATAATCTGCATATTGAAAAGGTGGCTGCAGCCAGGCTTAATATTTCTCCCTGCAGGGGTTGCAGGAACTGCAGCCGTACCGGACAGTGCATAATAGAGGATGATATGCAGGATGTATACGGTCTATTGGAGAAAGCGGATTTGGTAGCGGTGGCCAGCCCTATTTTTTTTACTACCGTTTCCGGCTATCTTAAGGCAGTAGTAGACCGGTGCCAGAGGTACTGGTCCTTAAAATATGAACTCAAGCGTCGAATAATACACAAAGAAAGGCAGGGTATATTTTTTTCCTGCGCCGGGTCAGATTCCGATTCAATTTTTGATTGTGCCAGAAAGGTGATCAGATCCTTTTTTGATGTGCTCTATATAAATTATCACTCGGATTATGTTTTTAATCAGATTGACGAGCTGGGAGATATAGACAAACACCCCCGGGCCTTAAACCAGGTCTATGAATGGGGAAAAAGCAAGCAATTTTATGATCTATTAAAGGTTGGTGAAAAATAAGATGAAAAGAATTTTTATGTTATTGGCAATAATATCCATTATGGTACTGGTAGTTGCAGGCTGCAGCAGCCAGCAGGAAACTCAGGCTGAGGCAAGTACCGGTTCCGAAGGTGGTTATAAGAATAATTTTACTCTCCTCAATCTTGAAGGTGAGGAGGTTTCATTATCGGACTATGAAGGAAAATTAGTAGTCCTTAATTTCTGGGCTACCTGGTGCCCTCCCTGTAAAGCTGAAATTCCTGATTTTATAGAAGTTTACAGCCAGTATCAGGATAAGGGGGTCCAGTTCGTGGGAGTATCTAATGAGAGCAAGAGCGAGCTGGTTCCCTTCGTTGAAGACTATGGTATAAATTACCCTATACTCATAGACGGCAGTGTAGATACTATTATGGGAGCATGGGGAATAAGAGCCATCCCTACAACTTATATTCTGGATACTGACGGGACTGTTCTGGCTGATTTTACAGGGCTGCTAACCAAGCAAAAACTAATTGATGAGATAGAAAAGCGGCTATAATGTTACAGATAAGTATAGTATCAGCATTTGTGGCGGGTATCCTGGCTTTTGTTTCTCCCTGTGTGTTGCCCCTGGTACCTGTTTATATCAGTATGATGTCTAATAAGGCAATATATAAGAATAAGAATATAAAGGTATCAGAAAGATTGTACCTGTTTATTAACAGCCTTTTATTTGTAGCCGGGTTCTCGTTGATATTTATATTATTGGGATCCACTGCTACTTTCATCGGTCAGGTCCTGAGGGAGTATTCCAGTATTATAGCTAGAGTGGGCGGAGTTTTTCTTATAATATTCGGCCTGCATTACATGGGGGTATTTAAATTAAAATTCTTGAATATTGAAAAAAGGATTGAACTGCCAACAAGCCTAAAAAGCGGATACCTTTCCTCTTTTCTAATAGGCCTGGTATTCTCTTTTGGCTGGGTACCCTGTGTGGGCTTAATATTATCAGGCATACTTCTGTTGGCCAGCCAGCTGGAAACCCTGCTTCAGGGGATAAGCCTGCTGGCTGCTTTTTCAATAGGGTTGGGTCTCCCCTTTATTTTGGCCTCAATATTTATTGGTTTCTTTTCCCGGATACTTAAAAGGCTTAACCGGCATCTAAACCTGGTATCTATAATAAGTGGTGTATTTTTAATTGCTCTGGGGATAGTTCTTGTAGCTGATGCCATGACTTTAGTAATGGGATGGGTAACCAGGGTATTTCCCTTCTTGAATAGAATTAATTTTTAACGGTTTTTATGGTATTATTTCCCAGAAATAAAAATTTATCAGAGGGAGGGCAAAGTGTCTGTTGATCCGGTGGCTTTTTATATAGGAAATCTTCAAATACGCTGGTATGGCATTATAATTGCAGTAGGCCTTTTACTGGGCATACTGGCTGCTTATATGGTAGCCAGATACCGTAACCGCAAGGAGGAAGAGATTATAAATTTTGCTCCCTTTGCGGTAATTGCTGGAATTATTGGAGCAAGAGTGCTGCATGTGGTTGTAAATTGGTCCTATTATGCTTCCAACCCCAGCTATATTTTTGCTTTCCGGAGAGGCGGATTGGCTATTCAGGGAGTTATGCTGGGGGGGCTGATAGCCCTGGCTATTTTCTGCAGGGTTAGGAAGCTAAGTTTCTGGACCTGGGCAGATATTATAGCTCCTGCCCTGGTACTGGGCCAGGCTATAGGCAGATGGGGAAATTTTTTCAATCAGGAAGCCTTTGGCTTGCCCACCGACCTGCCCTGGGCAATTTATATTGACCCTGCCTACCGTCCTGCCGCATATGCAAGTTCTGAATATTTCCATCCTACATTTTTATATGAGTCCATTGCCAACTTTATACTTTTTGGCATATTGTTACTGCTGCACCGATACTACAAGAAGAGACCCAACCGTTTACCGGACGGCTTAATCATATGTGCTTACTTGGCAATTTATGCCCTGTACCGGACCTTCATTGAGGCCTACAGGGTAGACAGTACTTATTTTGGGCCCATAAAGGTAGTGTATGTATTGAACTTTTTAGCTATTATCGCTGCCATAATAATTGCTAATTACCTGATTACCAGATTTAAGGATAAACAAAAGCAGGAATAGAAATTTATTTCTGGCTGTACAGGCAGCCGCAGTAGTTCTGGCGGTATAAGTTTATTTGCTTGGATAAAAGGATGGTTTTTTTAAAGCCATCCTTTTTTTTAAAGTCTGCTGTATAGAAATCAATATCAAAAGACCTTGCTTCAGCCTTGCCTAGGTTATTTATGGCTTCAGCATTTTTATGGGGACTTACACTTAAGGTAGTTCCATAGATGGTAAAACCAAGCTCCTTTGCTCTACGGGCAGATTCTTTTAACCTCAGCCGGAAACATCTTAGGCACCGGGCCCCACCTTCCGGTTCGTCTTCCAGGCCTTTAGCCGCTTCAAACCAGCGTTCAGGATCATATTTTCCTATAATCAGCGGTATATCATATTTCTGGCTGATAAACTTTATCCCATCCAGTCGTCTTTCATACTCTTCTTCCGGGTGAATATTGGGGTTATAATAGTAAAGAGTCAAATCATAATGGGCCGACAAAAACTGAAAGGGATGCATGGCGCATACGGCGCAGCAAGCATGCATAAGTATTGTTGGTTTGGTAGGCATCTTAATTTATCTTGTATAAATTAACTTTTTTTACTATATTAACAAGAACAAGTTATAAAGGAAATAGCCCATGGATTTAAGTTTTTTAAAGGTTGAAAGTCTGCAGGACCTGGCTTCTGACAAGGAACCCAAACCCACAGCAGGAATACCATTAGCGGTAGAGGAAACGGTGAGAAATATTCTTTCCAGCATAAGAAAGAAAGGCCAGGAAGCAATAATTGACTATGTGGGCAAGCTGGATGGATACCAGCCAAGTAAGTGGTCTGATTTAAAGGTAAACCCTTCCGAAATTGAAGAAGGTTACAAATACACTCAGCAGTATTATCCGGATTTGGTTAAAGCCATGTCAACAGCTGTAGACAATATTACTTATTACCACCGTCAACAGCTTAAAAGGGAGCCCAGTACCTGGTTTATCACCCCCGAAGAAGGAAAGAAGCTGGGACAGCTGGTTAAACCTCTGCGCCGGATAGGCATTTATGTTCCCGGAGGCAGGTACCCTTATCCTTCCTCGGTATTAATGGCGGCCATTCCGGCAAAAATTGCCGGGGTACAGGAAATGGTTGTAGCCAGTCCTCCTTCACCCGGCGGGGCGGCCAATCCGGCCTTACTGTATCTTTGCCGTAAACTGGGTATTGATGAAATTTATAAAATAGGAGGTGCCCAGGCTATTGGACTGTTTGCCTATGGATGTGAAGAGACAGCCAGGGTGGATAAGGTGGTAGGTCCGGGAAATATTTATGTAACCTGCGCCAAGAAAGAGGTATTTGGAGAGGTAGGCATAGACAGTTTGGCCGGTCCCAGTGAAGTAATCATAATTGCAGATGAAAGTGCAGACCACAGGTTTGTGGCTGCTGATTTGTTGTCCCAGGCCGAGCATGATCCCCGGGCAGTTTCCATATTACTTACAACCAGCAGAAAACTGGCAAATTCTGTGATAGATTCTCTGGGGGTTCAGATGGGGCTACTTTCCGAGTATAAGCAGAATTTGGAGACGGCCCATAGTTCACTTAAAAACAACTGTAAAGTTATATTCCACCCGGACATGGACCAACTGATACAGGCATCCAACCAGATTGGTCCGGAACATTTAGAGATAATGTGTAAAAAGCCGGAGGATATCCTTAAACAGATAAGTAATGCCGGAGCAATTTTTCTGGGGAATTATACCCCGGTTGCGGTAGGGGATTATATGGGGGGAACCAATCATATAATACCCACTTCTGCCAATGTCAGGTTTGCTTCTCCCCTGGGAGTTTATGATTTTTTAAAAAAGAGCAGTGTACTTTATTATGACCAACATATGCTGGGCAAAGAAGGAAAGTACATACAGGATTTCTCTGCATTTGAGGGACTGTATGCCCATAACCATTCAGTTAAAATAAGGTTTGAAAAGGATTGAGATGGAAATAAAAAAATGGTTAAAAGATATACCTGATTATGTACCGGGAAGGACCCTGGAAGAGATAAAGAGCAAATATAATTTAGAGCAAGTGTATAAGCTGGCATCCAATGAAAATATGGAAGGCCCCTCCCAAGAAGTTGTGGAGGCTATATGCCAGGCTGCCAGCAGGGTTAATTATTATCCTGATGCAAACTGCACCCGGCTGAGAGAAGAGTTGTCCAAAGTACTGAAGGTGGGTAAAGACAACCTTGTTGTGGGTAACGGCACCGACCAGATAATTGAGATGCTGTGTGATTGCTTTGTGGGTAATGGTGATAATATAGTTATTGCAGACCCTACTTTTTTAATTTATGAAAAAGCCAGTTTGAAATGCGGGTGCAGGGTAAAAAAAATACCCCTGATCGAGTACCGGCAGGATATACAGGGTATGGTATCTGCCATGAACAGCCATACAAAAATATTATTTTTAACCAGTCCCCATAATCCAACCGGATCCAATATCAGCAGAGAAGATTTTGAGTATGCGCTTACAGAAGCTTCCAGCCAGACCCTGGTGGTCATAGATGAAGCCTATTTTGAATATGTGCCGGAACAATTAAGGCTGGATAGTGTTAGTTACCTTGACCGTTTCCCTAATTTGGTGGTACTTAGGACCTTTTCCAAAATATTTGGGTTAGCCGGGCTGAGGGTGGGCTATGGAGTTGCGAACGAAAATATAATTTCCAGTATGAATAAAATAAGGTTACCTTTTAATGTAAATTCGCTGGGCCAGGCGGCAGCCATAGCTGCATTGAGAAACTGGGAATCCATAAGCAGCGTAAGAGAACGGGTAGACAAGGAGAAAAACAAGTTTTATAAAAGGCTGGGCCAGAATAAAATAAGATATATAGAATCCTGCGCAAATTTTTTACTGATTGAAACTGGCAGCCAGACTTCACAGATTATAGAAGATCTGCTTGGCAAGGGGTTTATAGTAAGGCCGGGTTATAATTTAGGAGTTGACGGCTACCTAAGAGTAACCATATCGGTTCCCGATATAAATGATAAATTTTTAGATCAATTTATTAAAATATATAAAAAATATAATAATCAATAAACAAGGTGGTGGATATGGAAACCGTTTTAACTGGAAATAAGTGTGAGGTTAAATTTGGGTTGGATTTGCCTACGATAATAATTGCTGAAAGAATAAACCCTACAGGTAGAAAAGCATTAGCCCAGCAGTTAAAAGAAGGCAAGCTGGATATGGTAAAAGAGGATGCCAGACAACAAACAGAAGCGGGGGCAGAGGTTATAGATATCAATGTGGGAGCGGTAGGAGTGGATGAAGTTGAGCTTCTTCCCAAAGCGGTAAAGGCAGTTATGGAAGTAACTGACCGGCCTGTATGCATTGATTCTTCAAATCCCCAGGCCCTTAAGGCAGCCCTGGAGGTATGTCCTTATAAGCTGCTCATAAACTCGGTAACCGGAGAAGAAAAATCCATGGAGGAAATATTACCGGTAGTAAAAGAAAGCGGCAGTGCCGTAGTTTGCCTTACCTGTGACGAGAAAGGTATACCAAAGGATACGGAAACCAGATTCAATATAGCAAAGCGGATACTGGAAAAGGCAGAGTCATTAAAGATACCCAGGGAAAACCTGGTTTTTGATTGTCTGGTTATGACCAATTCTACTGACTCAAATTCAGCCAGAATAACTTTGGAAACTATGAGAAAGGTAACCAGAGAGTTTGGGGTTTCAACTACCATGGGCGCTTCCAATATAAGTTACGGGATGCCCAACCGGAACCTGTTAAATATTCATTTTATAACCATGTCCATCCTGAACGGCCTTTGTGCTCCTATTGCGGATCCTTTAACAGAAGGCTTGAAAACAGCAATGAAAGCTGCGGATTTTCTGTCGGGAAGGGATCCCTATGGCATGAATTACATAGCTGATTATAGAAAATAGCTTCATTTTGGTATATAATCTTTTAGTAATTACTATTCTTTATAAAGGAGACCAAAATGGCCAAGGTTACTCTGAAAAACCTAACCAAGAAATTCGATGATGTAGTTGCAGTCAACGAAATGAATACAATGGTTGAAGATCAGGAGTTTGTGGTTCTGGTAGGACCTTCTGGATGTGGGAAGACTACCACTCTCCGCATGGTAGCGGGACTGGAGGAAATAACGGGAGGGGAAATATATATCGGAGACAGATTGGTCAACGATGTCCCTCCCAAAGACCGGGACATCGCCATGGTTTTCCAGAATTATGCTCTTTATCCCCATATGAATGTTTATGACAACATGGCCTTTGGGCTAAAACTGAGGAAAACCCCCAAGGCTGAAATAGTCCGGAGAGTTCAGGAGGCAGCAAATATTTTAAAAATAGAGGAGCTGCTTAAAAGAAAGCCCAAGCAACTATCTGGAGGCCAAAGGCAGAGGGTTGCTCTGGGAAGAGCAATAGTAAGGAATCCCAAGGTGTTTTTAATGGATGAGCCCCTGTCTAACCTGGATGCCAAATTAAGGGTTCAGATGAGAACAGAGATTGCCAAGCTTCACCAGAGACTCAGTGCCACCATCATATATGTAACTCACGATCAAACTGAAGCCATGACTATGGCTGACAAGATTATTATCATGAAGGATGGCCTGGTACATCAGATAGGTCCTCCACAGGAGGTATATGATCATCCCAACAATATGTTTGTTGCTGGATTTATTGGAAGTCCTGCTATGAATTTTGTAGATGTAAAGGTGACCGATGATTTAAAATTATTCAATAAGAATTTTACTCTGGATACTTCTGAAAAAATAAAGAAGGTCATAAAGAATAATGATCTGGTAGGAAAAGATGTGGTTTTAGGTATAAGACCTGAAGATCTTGAAGACAGTAACTTTATTTCGGAAGCCGGAGAGGGCAACACCCTGATATCCAGGGTGGAAGTTACGGAGCCCATGGGCGCAGAGATCTATGTATATATAGATATTGAAGGGGTATTGATGACTGCCAGGGTATCCCCCAGGTCAAAAGTGAAAGATGGAGAAGATATAAAGTTGTTTGTGGAGATGAACCAGGTACATTTGTTTGATAGAAAGACTGAAGCAGCATATATATAATAGAATAAAATAGCCAAATGGAAAGTAAAGCACAATATTTTAATATATTGTGCTTTACTATATTTTAAGTAAAATAATTATATGAGCCTTAAATATGATGTAATAATTTCAGGGGCCGGACCTTCTGGAAGTTTGCTTGCCTTCCTGCTGTCTTCAATCAATATTAAAACCCTGGTGCTGGAGAAAAAATCTTTCCCACGTCCCAAGATCTGTGCCGGGGGTCTGCAGCACAGGGCTGCAAGATTATTGCCCTTTAGTATTGACCCGGTGGTTGAAAAGATAATTTACGGCGTTTACTTTTCCTATAGATCCAAGCATATCTTTGATAGAACTTACCATGTTCCACTGATATATATGCTGGACCGGGCAAAATTCGACCAATTTTTGGCAGAAAAAGCCAGGCAGGCAGGAAGTGATTACCACTATGAATGTCCGGCTACAGATTACGAAGTAAGCAATAATTATATTACAGTAAAAACCCCGAAAAAAGTTTTTACCAGCAGGCTGCTGGTGGGAGCTGATGGCGCAAGAGGTATGGTACATAGAAAATTAGTGTCCAATAAACAGCTGTTTAAGATAATCGGCTACGAGTTTGAGCTAGGCAGAAATAAGGTGAACGGCCATCTGAACCTAAACAGGAATATTGCCATTGATATTGGAGGAGTAAAAGGGGGTTATGCGTGGGTATTTCCAAAAAACAAGAATTTATCCATAGGTATTGGAGGGCCACATTATGATGCCAGGCACATAAAAAAATATTTTAAGAAGTTTCTTTCCCGATACGTCTTGTTTGAAGACATTATTAGCGATGTCAAAATTTATGGCCAATGCATACCAGTTAGAAAAGCAGATACGCCTATTTGTGATTACCGGGTGCTGGCCATAGGGGATGCTGCCGGGCTGGGAGATGCATTTACCGGCGAAGGACTCTTCAATTGTTTTAAGAGTGCTCTTTTAGCCAGTGAAAGCATAAACAGGGCTTTGACCCAGGGAAATTTTACTTTTGAAGACTATGGCAGAAAAATTGCTGATATAGTTTATGAAGATATAAGGATCTCCATGCTGTTTTCCAAGCTTTTTTTCCTATTTCCCTTTCTAATATATAATATACTCAAAAAAAATGATAAGATATTTGACGTATGCTGCCAGGTACTCCGGGGAGATAAAAGTTATAAACATCTGGCACAAAAATTAAAAATTTTTAAATACTGAGAGGTTGTTTTTAGATATTTTGGAAAGGAAAAGTTATGGATGATAAAAATACCGAAACTACCATTATCCAGATTTCGGACCTGCATGTAGGAGAATCTCAATTTGTTCCCAGTCTTCTAACCAGGGCTATTGACGAGATAAATGAAGTAGACCCTGACATGGTGATAATTACCGGGGACCTTACCGGCAATGGCTTTAGAAGAGAGTATGACACAGTTAAAAACTACCTGGCACCCATAAAATGCGCCAATATAATAATACAGCCCGGCAACCATGATTCCAGGAATGTTGGCTATATGCATTTTGAGGATATATATGGGGAAAGGTACTTAAGTTTCAGAGATAGGGGAGTAACTGTGGTAGCTGCTGATTCCAGTGAACCGGATTTGGATAATGGACAGATAGGAAGAGAATATTATAAGTTTATAAGAAATGAATTCAGTAAATGCCAGCAAAAGGAATATAAAATTTTCAGCATGCACCATCATCTCATACCTATACCCAAGACCGGAAGGGAAAGGAATATCGTAACTGATGCCGGAGATGTTCTAGAGGTTTTGGCTGAATGCGAGGTTGACCTGGTACTTTGCGGCCACAAGCATGTTCCTTATATCTGGAGCGTGGAGGATATGTATATTCTTACTGCCGGCACTGTTTCCTGTTTGCGGTTAAGGGGTAGAATTGAACCAAGCTATAATATTATAAAAATAAGAGATGAAGCCATAGACATCTACAGAAGATTTCCTTTTGACAAAGTGGAGAAAGTCCTGGGTTTAAAGAGAAGGACTGAAAAGAAAAAAATTAATGATAGATTTGTTAAAGAGAAAAAAGAACTTAAATAAGCGTCTGGTAGCGCTTATAGATGGCGAGCATTATCCCGACGTAACTCACGATGCCATACAGAAACTCAGGGACTTATTCCCTGGTGAGGTAGTGGGCATTATTTTTCTGGGAGGAACAGAAAAGCTGATTATGGATGACCCGGAAAAATATTTCGGGGAGAAATTATTCGTTATAAAAGATCTTGATTCTGATTTCCGCAAGGCCCTAAATGTGTTCCACCCGGATATAGCCTATGATCTGAGTGATGAACCGGTAGTAAATTACAGGATTAGAATGAAAATAGCTTCCTACTGTATGGCTGCTGGTTGCAGTTATATGGGTCCTGATTTCTTGTTTGAATATAGCCCTAAATCATTAAGTATAAGCAAGCCATCTATTTCCATTATCGGCACCGGCAAAAGGCTGGGCAAAACAGCTATAAGTGGTTATATATCCAAACAGATGGTTAAAAACAATATAGATGTTTGCGTCCTGGCTATGGGAAGGGGCGGCCCGGCCCAGCCCCAGGTAATTAAGGGAGGCGATGTTAAGATAACCCCGGAATTCCTTTTAGATTTGAGCCACAAGGGGCTCCATGCCAGTTCTGACTATCTTGAAGATGCTTTAATGAGCAGTATTACTACTGTAGGTTGCAGAAGATGTGGAGGGGGATTTGGCGGTAAGATATTTTTGACCAATATAAAACAGGGTATTAAGAAAGTGGAACAGATAGATCCTCATCTGGCAATAGTGGAGGGAAGCGGGGCTTCAATACCTGATGTAAAGACCGATGCTGCTATCTGTGTTATGGGGGCTTACCAGGACTGGGATAGTATAATTGGATACTTGGGCCTTTATAGAATAATGGTATCGGATATGGTGGTGATAACCATGTGTGAATCACCTTTGGCAGACCAGAACAAAATAGATTTTCTCAAACAGCAGGTGGCCTTATTAAACCCTTCGGCAAAAGTATTTACTTCTGTGTTCAGGCCCCAGCCCTTACAGGATATAAAGGGTAGGCAGGTTTTTGTAGCCATGACTGCAAAACATAATATCGAGAAGGAAATTAAAACCTATATAGAAAAACAATTTAGCTGCAGGGTAAAATATATTTCATTTAATCTTTCTAACCGAAAACGGCTGAGAAGGGATTTGGAGACTGCTGAGGGGTATGATACTATACTAACTGAACTTAAAGCAGCATCCGTAGATGTACTTACTGATTTTGCTTTCAGTAATGAAAAACTTATTGTTTATATGAATAATATCCCCATTATGAATGACTCTATCCAGTTTGAGCAGGAATTGTTAAATATTTATGGAAGGATAAACAAATAAATGCAAAAAAGGTATCCACCGGAACCCAATGTAATAGTAATATCGGACAAAAAAAGCGGTTTGCCTTTTTCCAAGGGCATACTGGCTTCTTCCATAGCAGTAGCTGGCCTGGATTATGCTACTTCCCACCGGATTGCTTTAGATATTCAGGAATATTTTATAGACAATAAAATAAATTCAGTCTCGCTGGAAGAACTTAGATCCCTGGCTTTCAGGTTTATAAAAGAGGAAGTGGGGCTGGAGCAGGCTGAAAAATATCTGTTGTGGCAGTCGGTAGGCAAACTCAAAAAACCTACCATAATTTTAATAGGCGGAGCCACAGGGGTAGGCAAATCAACTATTGCTACCCTTATTGCCAGCAGGCTCAATATAACCAGGATTGTATCCACTGACGCTATCAGGGAAGTTATGAGGGCTTCGGTTTCGGATAAATTGATCCGGCCGCTGAGAGGGTCTTCTTATAATGCATATAAAAACCTTACTCTGCCGCCTTCAGGAGTGGAACCGGTAATCCTTGGTTTCAGGGAGCAGGTAATGGCTGTAGCGGTGGGAGTAGAGGCAATTATAAGGAGGAGCGTAGAAGAGAAATCTGACATTGTGATAGAGGGAGCCCATGTAGTCCCTGGTTATTTAGATATTGAGGAGTTTGCCTCCAAAGCCCTTATAATCGAGATTGTAATTTCAGTTCCAGATAAGGAAGTACATAAGGAGCATTTTACCAAGCGAACCTATGAAACTCAGGGCTCCAGGCCAATGCAAAGGTATATTAAGCATCTGGACAAGATTCAAAAAATACAGGCATACATTGAAGAATTAGCTTCAAAAAACAGGGTCAAGAAAATTGTTAATTACGACCTGGACAGCACTGTATCTGAGGTGCTGGAAGTTATATTTGCTATGGTAAAAAAAGAGTTCAGCAAGGTAGGAAATTAGTATTTATTCTATCTCAAATTCAGTGGTTAGGACAGGGTGGTTTACAAGGTTGACCGAAACCCTGTATTTTCCCTCCGGCACCAGACCGTTTCTCTTTACCATGGTTATGGTTATTATTCCCGAACCGCTATTTTCTGGATATATGGTATCATGCTGCACAGCTATGTAGTCGCCATCTTCATATTTTTTCCAGCTGACCTCTATCATGTTATCTAGTTTCAGGTTTTCTGCTTCGATCAACAGGAATATATCGGTTATAGAATCAGAAGAGAATAGGGGATCAAGGATGCTGTTTTCAGGCATATTGTTCTGACTGGAAACATAGATGCCTTTAATTTTGGGCTCTTTGTAGACGGTAGTAACAGAGATGGCAATGAGAATAAATGTACAAACAATAATTATTATGATACTTTTCTTGGTCATAATTTCCTAGTCTAATTTTTAGGTTATTATAAGTGGTATTAGTTAATTTTTCTAATGGTGAAATAAAAACTCTATAACAGGCTTATCCTTTTCTATTTGACTTAAACTTTTTTATGGGCTATATTTTCTAAATAATTC includes:
- a CDS encoding 2,3-diphosphoglycerate synthetase — translated: MIDLLKRKKNLNKRLVALIDGEHYPDVTHDAIQKLRDLFPGEVVGIIFLGGTEKLIMDDPEKYFGEKLFVIKDLDSDFRKALNVFHPDIAYDLSDEPVVNYRIRMKIASYCMAAGCSYMGPDFLFEYSPKSLSISKPSISIIGTGKRLGKTAISGYISKQMVKNNIDVCVLAMGRGGPAQPQVIKGGDVKITPEFLLDLSHKGLHASSDYLEDALMSSITTVGCRRCGGGFGGKIFLTNIKQGIKKVEQIDPHLAIVEGSGASIPDVKTDAAICVMGAYQDWDSIIGYLGLYRIMVSDMVVITMCESPLADQNKIDFLKQQVALLNPSAKVFTSVFRPQPLQDIKGRQVFVAMTAKHNIEKEIKTYIEKQFSCRVKYISFNLSNRKRLRRDLETAEGYDTILTELKAASVDVLTDFAFSNEKLIVYMNNIPIMNDSIQFEQELLNIYGRINK
- a CDS encoding 2-phosphoglycerate kinase (catalyzes the formation of 2-phospho-D-glyceroyl phosphate from ATP and 2-phospho-D-glycerate) encodes the protein MQKRYPPEPNVIVISDKKSGLPFSKGILASSIAVAGLDYATSHRIALDIQEYFIDNKINSVSLEELRSLAFRFIKEEVGLEQAEKYLLWQSVGKLKKPTIILIGGATGVGKSTIATLIASRLNITRIVSTDAIREVMRASVSDKLIRPLRGSSYNAYKNLTLPPSGVEPVILGFREQVMAVAVGVEAIIRRSVEEKSDIVIEGAHVVPGYLDIEEFASKALIIEIVISVPDKEVHKEHFTKRTYETQGSRPMQRYIKHLDKIQKIQAYIEELASKNRVKKIVNYDLDSTVSEVLEVIFAMVKKEFSKVGN